The Thermococcus sibiricus MM 739 DNA window CCATGTGGAGGCAGAGAAATTTCCAAATCTCCACAATCTAAGAGTCTCAATATTCGACACTATAAAACAAAAAGAAGACCAACTAACCCCAAAAGGTTTTGTGCTTTATGAAAACGAGATGAATGTTAGTTTTTATGAATCATATGTTGGACGAATAATGGTCTCGTACAAAGTGAATTTCATCCCAAAGGATAGGATCATACTTTTGTCATTTTATCCAAGATCAAGCACCGATAGCCATGACAAAGACCCAAAATACTGGGGAAAATTAAACAATCTGAACATAGGTAAAAGAGTGTTAGAGTTCACCGATGTCCTTGGAGATGTATTTGAAGTTGCTATTGAAGATTATGGTGTCTTAAAATTCAAAAGAATATTTTATACAAATCACATTGATATCTCTAACTGGAATGTGCTTCTATTTGATAGGATTAGATATCCTCTTGACCAAATACTGAAAAATTGGAGAACAGTGTATGAACACATACTCGATGATGCTAAAAAAACCAAATATATTTTTGTGCTTTTCTCAAGTATCCCATTTAGTAAAGAGGTAGATCCTAAAACCAAAGAATCTGGTATAAAAGCGATTGAGAGTTTAAAACAAGAACTACAGAGACTTGGAGAAGTTCATGGCCCTTATAACCTACTTAATTTCAAATACATCCTCGAGGGATATCCCAAAGAGACCAAACTGATAGCAATATTCATTGAAAATGACGAAGTAATATCAAGTGTTTATAAGAACTTTAAAAAATATTTGGATATCAAAAACATTCCGAGTCAGTTCATATCTATAAATACGGTTAATCAGAAGTTTACATACCCTAAAGTCAAACTAAACTTTCTTTTAGAGACGCTAAGTAAAATCAGGGATAAGAAACCAATTTCTTTAGAACCCACGCTCAGTGTTTCCTTAATTGACGGTATTCTCTGCCTATCAGATGTGAAAGATGCAAGTAAAATACCCCGACAGCGGTTATTTGGAGCACTTTTTATGTATACCTTGTCTAACAAGTATGAAGAAATCCATATTTATGAAGACATAAACTACAGAATTAGTAAAGGAGGACATATTGTATTCGAACTAGATAGTTTATCTCGTCTTGCTGAATATGTATCACTCCTTGGTGGACTTGAAAATTTGAAGATTGATATTTTTCTGACACGACCCTGGAAAGAAGGAGATATTCAAAAATTCATAGAAAAATTATCTGAAAAAGGTTACGACGTAAACCGGGTATATTATATCTCCACACTACGGGCAAGGTCAACGGATGAAGCAATATTAAACAATCCACTAAAGCAGAACAACGTATAATATAAGATACCTAACAGTTTCAGATCAGAAATAAATGAGTTTTGGCATTTTTACCACATACTAAGTGAACATGTTGCAGTAGTTAGGACAAGTACTCAACTTCGGATATACCCCACTTTATTCAACATTTATTTAGAATTAGTATGGCCAGAAACTGCATCTCTTTCAAAAGATGACATAGAAAAAATTATATGGTTCACCAAAAAAAGACTATATCGTTTTCAGGAGTTCTTTGTTACGAAAGTGCCAGAACCAATTTGGATTTTTAAAAATCTTAGAAAAATATATTTGGGTGAGATTACAGAGACAGTAAGGATTCCTCTTCGTTTAATGATCTAAGAGGTGACTTTTCATGGCATATTGGCTCTGCATTACGAATCGTGACAATTGGAAGGTTATTAAAGAGAAGAACGTCTGGGGTGTGCCGAAGAGGCATAAGAATACAATTGCCAAAGTTAAGCCCGGCGATAAGCTCCTCATCTATGTGAAACAAGAGCGCAAGGACAAGCAAATTCTTGAGCCGAAGATTGTTGGAATTTTTGAGGTTGTTAGTGAGCCTTATGAAGACTCAAAGAGGATTTTCAAAAGCCCACCACACAGCAATGAGACTTACCCCTTGAGGGTCAAAATCAAACCCGTGAAACTTGGTGAAGTTGACTTCAAGCCATTAATTCCAAAGCTGAGGTTCATCACTAACAAAAAGAAGTGGAGCGGCCACTTAATGGGCAAAGCCATGAGAGAAATCCCAGAAGAGGACTATAAGCTAATCAAGAAACTACTTCGATAATCTCTTACGAACCTCAAATGTGAGGGATGGCAAGTAATTAGTAAATTCCCATTTTTTGTTTATGTCATGCTCGGAGCAGCCTTTGATTTAACCACTGTAACCTATCCGCCCTAAAAGAGGCTTTCGAAAGAAAAATGTAACTATCGATAAGTTTCTCAGGAGGGTTTTTCCACAAAATTTATATATTTAAGGACATACCCCATTATGGGGTGTGTCCACAAATGTTGTTTGATGTACACCCAAAGACATCAATTACTGAGCTTTTTGGGAGAAGGGCAGAGTACCTTAGCTTCATAGAAGCTGTGGAGAAACGTAGAAATTTCTTCATAATTACCGGTCCTCGTAGAATAGGGAAAACGAGCTTTCTCTATGCCAGCCTCAATGAGCTTGAAAAAGAATATGGAATCCCATATGCAGTGGTGGATGCAAGGGCCGCAACTTCCATCAACTCCAAGTATCCTCAGAGAATTATATCTGAGCGGCTCTACAAGGCCCTCGTGAGCAGAGGTTTTGTAGGAGGAGTAGTTTCAAAGATAAAGGGTATAAAAATCGGAGGGATCGAGATAGAGACTGATGAGCACAACATTGACATAGTGGATATACTCTCAGCAATAAACGAGGGGAACGAGCTGGCCATAATAGCCTTTGATGAGGCTCAATACCTCAGGTTTTCAAATGAAGATTTAACAAAGCTTTTTGCATGGGTGCTTGACTCCTTACCCAACGTGATTCTTGTTTTCACAGGATCTCAGGTGGGAGTTTTGGAGAACTTTCTGCGCCTTGAAGATGGAAAGGCCCCTCTCTTTGGTAGATACGAAGTAAGGATAAATCTTCCTAGATTCAACCCTTCCGAGAGTTTAGAGTTCTTGAGAAGAGGATTTGAAGAGTACAGTATAAGAGTGAACGAGAGAGAGCTGTTACCTGTAGTGAACACTCTAGATGGAGTTCCCGGGTGGTTGGTGCACTATGGAGCCCGCAGGATCGATGGACTCACCCACGATGAGGCCATTGAGAGAGTCCTTAATGAGGCCATGAAATATGTAGAAACAGAGTTTGAAGAGCTAGACAAGCTATCTCCCAGATACAAGATCATTATGAGAATTGTCGCACGCCTGAGTGAGGGAAGAGGACACGCAAGATGGGATAGAATAAAGAACCTTGCAGAGGAAGAACTGGAAGAAAACATTGACGAGAAATCTATGAGGAAGTACCTCTCAAAGCTTGTGGATTATGGATTCCTAGAGACCATCGGATACGGAAAGTACCGGATACCAGATCCCGTTATGTACCGGGTCTTCAGGAGGATGTGACAAATCATAAAGAGGTACCCCATTATGGGGCCCCTCTAGTAAACCAAGGATCATTTCCTAAAAACCCTCGCCACCAGCACCAAACCCAGGATAAGCCCGGGGCCGCAGATAGTCCCTGTTTGCTGTGAGGTAGTATCTGATGGTGTGGTGGTTTGAGAAAGTTCAACTTGACCTGAGGGAAGCTTAAGCTCAAAGGGCTGGCCAACGCACCTAAGCAAAAGTGGATTATCGCTCTCATCATAAGCAATCCATGAGTATTTTCCTCCCTTTTCATACCAGCCTATGTGGGAGTTGTAACCTGATTTCCCTTTCTCCGCAACCTCAACGATTGCTTCAATGTCTTCATCGCTTATGTTTATTATTCCCTTCTCCTTCAACCATTCGAGCTCTACCCTCAGGGCCTCCTTAAAATTGAAGGAATATGGATCAACAACACCCACGGGAGCGTTTGTGGTCTCGGTTTTAAACTCTATTTCCTCAAAAGCACATGCTATGCCGAGCTCTTCAAAAAGAGCCTTCAAATCGGCTATATCCCCTTCACTTGGCTTCTCTTTTCCATAATCTGCTATGTAAACTTCGGCAAGCGGGGGCTTAATGACCTTTGAGGGGTCAACCCCGTAATCCTTCAAGCACTTCTCGAAATCCGAATTGGGCTTCCACGTGCAGAGCCCGTTATAACAGCCACATTGAGTTAACCTCAAGCAATTATACCACTCCCTGTACACACATGGGGTTACGATTTCCTTTGCAACTTCCTTTGGAGCACAAACTTCTCCAGAACAGCCTCCCGTTGCACAATCTGAATCGCTCTCGCACTCATCACCTTTCCTAGAGCTTATCTGCACAAATAAACTCCTCTTCCTGAAGGTATAGTCTTCAACATCCCACCCCAGGGCCTTAATCTGCTCCAAACTTTGGTTAGAAATTAACAAAGGTGTTTCAAAAGATGTGTAGGCATACTTAGATTCAAAGCTTTTCGCAGGTATTTGTATTCTAACCAACAGAGAAGAATCAACTTCCTTCAAAATAACGGCCACTCTATCATCGTAGTGAGAACGATATATTATGCTTCCATTTTCAATTATTACATTTTTAGCGTCCTTCAAGGAGGTTAGATCATGTTGGATGCCCGGTTTGTTTAGACGAACCTCCAAAGCCAGGGAATCCATCGGGTTATAACATGCACTAACCAGAGGTGCAATCAATAAAAGCAATGCCAAAACAATCACTCGCTTCATGTTATCATCCCTCTACTAATTTTTGCTTCAAAGTATATACCTCTATCGAAAGGTTCAAGGTGAGTTGAAGCTATCCTCCCGCCGCAACAGGCATTATTACAATCTTATCCATGTCCTTGAGTTTGGCTTTAACTCCACCAAGAAACTCCGCTGAACGGCCGTTTATTAAAATAACAATGTTCCGCTTATCCCACTCTATTTTGATCTTTCTTTCAAGCTCTAACTTTTTTAAAAGATCACCTAACGTAGAGTTTTCTTCCAGAAAAACCCAGAATTCTAGCCTTTCTATACCCTCTGCTACCTGAGCTATCAGCTTAACGAACACCTTCATTCTCTCACCCAAAAAATTTAAAAGAGGATTAAAGCTTTTCTGCAACTTCATCCAGTTCTAACTCTCTGAGCTTCTCCCTTGTGGGAACGCCGTTTTCATCCCAGC harbors:
- a CDS encoding AAA family ATPase; this encodes MLFDVHPKTSITELFGRRAEYLSFIEAVEKRRNFFIITGPRRIGKTSFLYASLNELEKEYGIPYAVVDARAATSINSKYPQRIISERLYKALVSRGFVGGVVSKIKGIKIGGIEIETDEHNIDIVDILSAINEGNELAIIAFDEAQYLRFSNEDLTKLFAWVLDSLPNVILVFTGSQVGVLENFLRLEDGKAPLFGRYEVRINLPRFNPSESLEFLRRGFEEYSIRVNERELLPVVNTLDGVPGWLVHYGARRIDGLTHDEAIERVLNEAMKYVETEFEELDKLSPRYKIIMRIVARLSEGRGHARWDRIKNLAEEELEENIDEKSMRKYLSKLVDYGFLETIGYGKYRIPDPVMYRVFRRM
- a CDS encoding MoaD/ThiS family protein; amino-acid sequence: MKVFVKLIAQVAEGIERLEFWVFLEENSTLGDLLKKLELERKIKIEWDKRNIVILINGRSAEFLGGVKAKLKDMDKIVIMPVAAGG
- a CDS encoding CGP-CTERM-anchored Cys-rich protein codes for the protein MKRVIVLALLLLIAPLVSACYNPMDSLALEVRLNKPGIQHDLTSLKDAKNVIIENGSIIYRSHYDDRVAVILKEVDSSLLVRIQIPAKSFESKYAYTSFETPLLISNQSLEQIKALGWDVEDYTFRKRSLFVQISSRKGDECESDSDCATGGCSGEVCAPKEVAKEIVTPCVYREWYNCLRLTQCGCYNGLCTWKPNSDFEKCLKDYGVDPSKVIKPPLAEVYIADYGKEKPSEGDIADLKALFEELGIACAFEEIEFKTETTNAPVGVVDPYSFNFKEALRVELEWLKEKGIINISDEDIEAIVEVAEKGKSGYNSHIGWYEKGGKYSWIAYDESDNPLLLRCVGQPFELKLPSGQVELSQTTTPSDTTSQQTGTICGPGLILGLVLVARVFRK
- a CDS encoding EVE domain-containing protein; amino-acid sequence: MAYWLCITNRDNWKVIKEKNVWGVPKRHKNTIAKVKPGDKLLIYVKQERKDKQILEPKIVGIFEVVSEPYEDSKRIFKSPPHSNETYPLRVKIKPVKLGEVDFKPLIPKLRFITNKKKWSGHLMGKAMREIPEEDYKLIKKLLR